The Roseococcus microcysteis genome contains a region encoding:
- a CDS encoding ABC transporter ATP-binding protein — translation MLLEVSGLRAGYGPTHVLHGLDFAVEEGGVTTLLGANGAGKTTTLRAVCGMVRAEGEVSLAGQRITGLATEDIARRGVAHVPDGRGTFMELTVEENFRLGAYVRRDNEVQRDFERMWEWFPRLKQRWKQQAGTLSGGEQQMLAIARALLLRPKLLLLDEPSFGLAPLIVQDIFGILRRIRAESGVGILLVEQNANLALELADRAYLLETGRIVMSGPAAEIRQDEAIRRSYLGY, via the coding sequence ATGCTGCTTGAAGTGAGCGGGCTGCGCGCCGGCTATGGCCCCACCCATGTGCTGCACGGCCTGGACTTCGCGGTGGAGGAGGGGGGTGTGACCACCCTCCTCGGCGCCAATGGCGCGGGCAAGACCACGACGCTGCGCGCTGTCTGCGGCATGGTGCGCGCGGAGGGCGAGGTGAGCCTGGCCGGCCAGCGCATCACGGGTCTCGCCACCGAGGACATTGCCCGCCGCGGCGTGGCCCATGTGCCCGATGGCCGCGGCACCTTCATGGAGCTGACGGTCGAGGAAAACTTCCGGCTCGGCGCCTATGTGCGCCGCGACAATGAGGTGCAGCGCGACTTCGAGCGCATGTGGGAGTGGTTTCCGCGCCTGAAGCAGCGCTGGAAGCAGCAGGCGGGCACGCTCTCGGGCGGCGAGCAGCAGATGCTCGCCATCGCGCGCGCCCTGCTGCTGCGGCCGAAACTCCTGTTGCTCGATGAGCCGAGCTTCGGCCTCGCGCCGCTCATCGTGCAGGACATCTTCGGCATCCTCCGCCGCATCCGCGCCGAGAGCGGCGTGGGCATCCTGCTGGTGGAGCAGAATGCGAACCTGGCCCTCGAACTCGCGGACCGCGCCTACCTGCTGGAGACGGGGCGCATCGTCATGTCCGGCCCCGCCGCCGAAATCCGGCAGGACGAGGCCATTCGCCGCTCTTACCTCGGGTACTGA
- a CDS encoding flavin-containing monooxygenase, translated as MSKVTPPSRLDVLVVGAGFGGMYMLHRLRGLGLAAHVVEAGAGVGGTWYWNRYPGARCDVESMQYSYSFHDELQQGWRWSERFAAQPEILRYANHVADVLDLRRDISFETRVTGARWDESAGEWRVATDRAQEITARHLVLATGCLSSARLPDIPGIERFTGRVLHTGQWPHEGVDFTGQRVGVIGTGSSAIQAIPVIAEQAHVTVFQRTPNFSIPSRNAPMDEPYEQSWKQDYAARRAAARKMRTGILYELNPKSALEVTEAEREAEYERRWQAGGTAFMASFSDLLLNKEANDTAAEFVRRKIRAMVHDPAVAEALAPTNHPIGTKRICVDTRYYETFNRENVRLVDLRRDPIEEVTEGGIRTRAGLHEFDTLVCATGFDAMTGTILAMDLRGAGGLSLRQLWADGPRAHLGLMVAGFPNMFMITGPGSPSVLSNMIVSIEQHVDWVTELLARMQARGLTRVEPTAEAQEEWVAHVNEVAHRTLYPQANSWYMGANIPGKPQLFMPYVGGVGTYRERCDAIAAEGYPGFTLTAGARAVAAE; from the coding sequence ATGTCCAAAGTGACCCCGCCTTCGCGGCTCGACGTGCTTGTCGTGGGTGCCGGCTTCGGCGGCATGTACATGCTGCATCGGCTGCGCGGCCTCGGCCTCGCCGCGCATGTGGTGGAGGCCGGGGCGGGCGTGGGCGGCACCTGGTACTGGAACCGCTATCCCGGCGCGCGCTGCGACGTGGAGAGCATGCAGTATTCCTACTCCTTCCACGACGAATTGCAGCAGGGCTGGCGCTGGTCCGAACGCTTCGCCGCCCAGCCCGAAATCCTGCGCTACGCGAACCATGTGGCCGATGTGCTGGACCTGCGGCGCGACATCAGCTTCGAGACGCGCGTGACGGGCGCGCGATGGGATGAAAGCGCCGGCGAATGGCGCGTGGCCACTGACCGCGCGCAGGAGATCACGGCGCGGCACTTGGTGCTGGCGACGGGCTGCCTCTCCTCCGCGCGGCTGCCGGACATTCCGGGCATCGAGCGCTTCACGGGCCGCGTGCTGCACACCGGGCAATGGCCGCATGAGGGCGTGGATTTCACCGGCCAGCGCGTGGGGGTGATCGGCACCGGCTCCTCCGCCATCCAGGCCATTCCCGTGATCGCGGAGCAGGCGCATGTGACGGTGTTCCAGCGCACGCCCAATTTCTCCATCCCCTCGCGCAACGCGCCTATGGACGAGCCCTACGAGCAATCCTGGAAGCAGGACTACGCGGCGCGGCGCGCGGCGGCGCGGAAGATGCGCACGGGCATTCTCTACGAACTCAATCCGAAATCCGCGCTGGAAGTGACCGAGGCCGAGCGCGAGGCGGAATACGAACGCCGCTGGCAGGCGGGCGGCACGGCCTTCATGGCGTCCTTCAGCGACCTGCTGCTGAACAAGGAGGCGAACGACACCGCCGCCGAGTTCGTCCGCCGCAAGATCCGCGCGATGGTGCATGACCCCGCGGTGGCCGAGGCGCTGGCGCCCACCAACCACCCCATCGGCACCAAGCGCATCTGCGTGGACACGCGCTATTACGAGACCTTCAACCGCGAGAATGTCCGGCTGGTGGACCTGCGCCGCGACCCGATCGAGGAGGTGACGGAGGGCGGCATCCGCACCCGCGCCGGCCTGCACGAATTCGACACGCTGGTCTGCGCCACGGGCTTCGACGCCATGACGGGCACCATCCTGGCCATGGATCTGCGCGGGGCGGGCGGGCTGTCCTTGCGGCAGCTCTGGGCCGATGGGCCGCGCGCGCATCTCGGGCTGATGGTGGCGGGCTTCCCCAACATGTTCATGATCACGGGGCCGGGCAGCCCCTCCGTGCTGTCCAACATGATCGTGTCCATCGAGCAGCATGTGGATTGGGTCACGGAGCTGCTGGCGCGGATGCAGGCGCGGGGCCTGACCCGCGTGGAACCCACGGCCGAGGCGCAGGAGGAATGGGTCGCGCATGTGAACGAGGTGGCGCACCGCACCCTCTATCCCCAGGCGAATTCCTGGTACATGGGCGCCAATATTCCGGGCAAGCCGCAGCTCTTCATGCCCTATGTGGGCGGGGTTGGCACCTATCGCGAACGCTGCGATGCCATCGCGGCCGAGGGTTATCCGGGCTTCACGCTGACGGCGGGGGCGCGGGCGGTGGCGGCGGAGTAA
- a CDS encoding acetyl-CoA carboxylase biotin carboxylase subunit, whose protein sequence is MIGPVLIANRGEIACRIAATCRRLGVPTVAVFSDADADAMHVAAADRAIRIGPPRPAESYLNIPAILAAAREAGARAVHPGYGFLSENADFAEACAAAGLLFIGPPASAIRAMGGKAAAKAVARRAGVPLLPGHEGDASDEELEQAAQRIGYPVMIKAVAGGGGRGMRRAADAAGFPAALAAARREAAAFGDSTVLLEKFIPEARHIEMQVFADQHGNVIHLGERDCSPQRRNQKLVEEAPAPGMDPALRAELGRRATALAREVGYVGAGTVEFVADAARPLGPDSIWFIEMNTRLQVEHPVTEMITGLDLVEWQLRIAAGERLPLRQEEVRLTGHAIEARLCAEDPARNFLPSPGHIAALDLPPPAEGLRVDAGVRAGDTLTPFYDPMIAKLIIHAPNRAAALERLAEALDSCRAEGIRLNSGFLAALLRTPEMQAGGVDTHFLETFRQRGVAVPSPA, encoded by the coding sequence GTGATCGGCCCCGTCCTCATCGCGAACCGCGGCGAGATCGCCTGCCGCATCGCCGCCACCTGCCGCCGCCTGGGCGTGCCGACGGTCGCGGTGTTCTCCGACGCCGATGCCGATGCGATGCATGTGGCCGCCGCCGACCGGGCCATCCGCATCGGCCCGCCGCGCCCGGCCGAGAGCTACCTGAACATCCCGGCCATCCTCGCCGCCGCGCGGGAGGCGGGGGCGAGGGCGGTGCACCCCGGCTACGGCTTCCTGAGCGAGAACGCGGATTTCGCCGAGGCCTGCGCCGCGGCCGGGCTGCTCTTCATCGGCCCGCCTGCGAGCGCGATCCGCGCCATGGGTGGCAAGGCCGCGGCCAAGGCGGTGGCCCGCCGCGCGGGCGTGCCCCTGTTGCCCGGCCATGAGGGCGATGCCTCCGATGAGGAACTGGAACAGGCGGCCCAGCGCATCGGCTACCCCGTCATGATCAAGGCGGTGGCGGGCGGCGGCGGGCGCGGGATGCGGCGCGCGGCGGATGCGGCGGGCTTCCCCGCGGCGCTGGCCGCCGCCCGGCGCGAGGCGGCCGCCTTCGGCGACAGCACCGTGCTGCTGGAGAAATTCATCCCTGAGGCCCGCCACATCGAGATGCAGGTCTTCGCCGACCAGCACGGCAATGTGATCCATCTGGGCGAGCGCGACTGCTCGCCCCAGCGGCGGAACCAGAAGCTGGTCGAGGAGGCGCCCGCCCCGGGCATGGACCCGGCCCTCCGCGCGGAACTGGGCCGGCGCGCCACCGCCCTGGCGCGGGAGGTGGGCTATGTCGGCGCCGGCACCGTGGAGTTCGTGGCCGATGCCGCCCGCCCGCTGGGGCCGGACAGCATCTGGTTCATCGAGATGAACACGCGGCTGCAGGTGGAGCACCCGGTCACGGAGATGATCACGGGGCTCGACCTCGTGGAATGGCAGCTGCGCATCGCGGCCGGCGAGAGGCTGCCGCTGCGCCAGGAGGAGGTGCGCCTCACCGGCCACGCCATCGAGGCGCGCCTCTGCGCCGAGGACCCGGCGCGCAATTTTCTGCCCTCGCCGGGGCACATCGCCGCACTCGACCTGCCCCCGCCCGCCGAGGGGCTGCGCGTGGATGCGGGCGTGCGCGCCGGCGACACGCTGACGCCCTTCTATGACCCGATGATCGCGAAGCTCATCATCCACGCGCCCAACCGTGCGGCGGCGCTGGAGCGGCTGGCTGAGGCGCTGGACTCCTGCCGCGCCGAGGGCATCCGTCTCAACTCTGGCTTCCTGGCCGCGCTGCTGCGCACGCCCGAGATGCAAGCGGGCGGCGTGGACACGCATTTCCTCGAAACCTTCCGGCAGCGCGGCGTGGCCGTGCCCAGCCCCGCCTGA
- a CDS encoding branched-chain amino acid ABC transporter permease: protein MSAIQETPTLAAAAPRVSIARRGLWLALALAAALAPLWLLESFHLFQLTMAVIMSLAVLGLNIVTGYNGQISLGHGAFFAIGAYVTAILMAQADWSFYATLPFAAAICGMVGYAVGLPALRLGGLYLALVTFSLAVAVPQLLKHRALEDWTGGVQGLFLMKPEPPAWLTAQVAITPDQFMYLVALVVAALCYLLAWNLIRGRIGRALMATRDHPTAAEAMGMDIAALKTRAFAVSAMITGVAGALSAAAVEFVAPDSFTFLLSISLFVGMVVGGVASILGSVFGGLFVLFVPNIAESISRAAPGVIYGIILIVFLFVLPDGVAGLVRRVLARLGGRAP from the coding sequence ATGAGCGCGATCCAGGAGACGCCGACCCTCGCCGCCGCCGCGCCCCGCGTCAGCATCGCAAGGCGCGGCCTGTGGCTAGCGCTGGCGCTGGCCGCGGCCCTCGCGCCGCTCTGGCTGCTGGAGAGCTTCCATCTGTTCCAGCTCACCATGGCCGTCATCATGTCGCTGGCCGTGCTGGGGCTGAACATCGTCACCGGCTACAATGGGCAGATCTCGCTCGGGCATGGCGCCTTCTTCGCCATCGGCGCCTATGTCACGGCCATATTGATGGCCCAGGCCGACTGGTCCTTCTACGCGACACTGCCCTTCGCCGCGGCCATCTGCGGCATGGTGGGCTATGCGGTGGGGTTGCCGGCGCTGCGGCTGGGGGGACTGTACCTGGCGCTCGTCACCTTCTCGCTGGCCGTGGCCGTGCCGCAACTGCTCAAGCACCGGGCGCTGGAGGATTGGACGGGCGGCGTGCAGGGCCTCTTCCTGATGAAGCCCGAACCGCCCGCCTGGCTGACCGCGCAGGTCGCCATCACGCCCGACCAATTCATGTATCTGGTCGCGCTGGTGGTGGCGGCCCTCTGCTATCTGCTCGCCTGGAACCTCATCCGCGGGCGCATCGGCCGCGCGCTGATGGCGACGCGCGACCACCCGACGGCCGCCGAGGCCATGGGCATGGACATCGCCGCGCTGAAGACCCGCGCCTTCGCGGTGAGCGCGATGATCACGGGCGTGGCCGGCGCGCTCTCGGCCGCGGCGGTGGAGTTCGTGGCGCCCGACAGCTTCACCTTCCTGCTCTCCATTTCGCTGTTTGTCGGCATGGTGGTGGGGGGTGTGGCGTCCATCCTGGGCTCCGTCTTCGGCGGGCTTTTCGTGCTCTTCGTGCCGAACATCGCGGAGAGCATCAGCCGCGCCGCGCCGGGCGTGATCTACGGCATCATTCTCATCGTGTTTCTGTTCGTCCTGCCCGATGGGGTCGCGGGGCTGGTGCGCCGCGTCCTCGCCCGGCTGGGCGGGCGTGCGCCCTGA
- a CDS encoding SDR family NAD(P)-dependent oxidoreductase has product MLLQGKVALVTGGASGIGRATALRMAEEGARVLVADRDGEGAARVAETIRQAGGEAHAQPCDVTIEAEVAAMVQAALDTWGRLDCAFNNAGVAPVEAQPLAEITPEEWSRVLGVNLTGVFLCLRHQVPAMAAGGGGSIVNTASIAGRIALPKAGAYVAAKHAVIGLTRSAALDHAGQGVRVNAICPGYVETPLASPSIARRREAILARVPLRRIGTVEEIADAVVWLLSDRAGFVTGEAMAADGGHTAN; this is encoded by the coding sequence ATGCTGCTGCAAGGCAAGGTGGCGCTGGTCACGGGCGGGGCGTCGGGCATCGGCCGCGCCACCGCGCTGCGCATGGCCGAGGAAGGGGCCCGCGTGCTGGTCGCGGACCGTGACGGCGAAGGGGCCGCGCGCGTGGCCGAGACCATCCGCCAGGCCGGCGGCGAGGCCCACGCCCAGCCCTGCGACGTGACAATCGAGGCCGAGGTCGCCGCCATGGTCCAGGCCGCCCTCGACACCTGGGGCCGGCTGGACTGCGCCTTCAACAATGCGGGCGTGGCCCCCGTGGAGGCCCAGCCGCTCGCGGAGATCACGCCCGAGGAATGGTCGCGCGTGCTGGGCGTGAACCTGACGGGCGTGTTCCTCTGCCTGCGCCACCAGGTCCCGGCCATGGCGGCGGGCGGGGGTGGTTCCATCGTGAACACCGCCTCCATCGCCGGGCGCATCGCGCTTCCCAAGGCCGGCGCCTATGTCGCCGCCAAGCACGCCGTGATCGGCCTGACGCGAAGTGCCGCGCTGGACCATGCGGGGCAGGGGGTGCGGGTGAACGCCATCTGCCCGGGCTATGTCGAGACGCCGCTCGCCAGCCCCAGCATCGCGCGGCGGCGCGAGGCGATCCTGGCCCGCGTGCCGCTGCGCCGCATCGGCACGGTGGAGGAGATCGCGGATGCGGTGGTGTGGCTGCTGTCGGACCGCGCGGGCTTCGTGACGGGCGAGGCGATGGCCGCGGATGGCGGCCACACGGCCAACTGA
- a CDS encoding Bug family tripartite tricarboxylate transporter substrate binding protein translates to MIRRSILGGLAVLLAGAGLAQAQSPFDRPTRVVVGFAAGGTTDIAARVVAEGAAGELGHRAVVDIRTGGSGFIAAEYVVRSRPDGATVLLCPMGPMTISPELPGMNLPIDVGRDLVPIANVARSSYVVVTGANSPYRTLEELIAAARARPGALTYASAGYGAAQHLSGERLKRMAGIDLLHVPYRGAALAAVDVIAGRADLLITNLGDVMGQIKGGQLRLLAMGDRQGWPDFPDAPRLPDIVPGLEVIGWFGLCGPRGMPEEAIARWASAVRAGLEVPLLRQRLLDSGLAPNFEDPATFARTIARDRADWGEVIRAANIRVE, encoded by the coding sequence ATGATCCGACGCAGCATCCTGGGCGGCCTGGCCGTCCTGCTGGCGGGGGCGGGGCTTGCCCAGGCACAATCCCCCTTCGACCGGCCCACCCGCGTCGTGGTGGGCTTTGCGGCCGGCGGCACCACCGACATCGCGGCGCGCGTGGTGGCGGAGGGCGCCGCCGGCGAACTGGGCCATCGCGCGGTGGTGGACATCCGCACCGGCGGCAGCGGCTTCATCGCGGCCGAATACGTGGTCCGCAGCCGGCCCGACGGCGCCACCGTGCTGCTCTGCCCCATGGGGCCCATGACCATCAGCCCCGAACTGCCGGGCATGAACCTGCCCATTGATGTGGGGCGCGACCTGGTGCCCATCGCGAATGTCGCGCGCTCCTCCTATGTGGTGGTGACGGGGGCCAACAGCCCCTATCGCACGCTGGAGGAATTGATCGCGGCGGCGCGCGCCCGGCCCGGCGCGCTCACCTATGCCAGCGCGGGCTATGGCGCGGCGCAGCACCTCTCGGGCGAGCGGCTGAAGCGCATGGCGGGCATTGACCTGCTGCACGTGCCATATCGGGGCGCGGCGCTGGCCGCGGTGGATGTCATCGCCGGCCGGGCGGATTTGCTGATCACCAACCTCGGCGACGTGATGGGCCAGATCAAGGGCGGGCAACTCCGCCTGCTGGCCATGGGCGACCGCCAGGGCTGGCCCGACTTCCCCGACGCGCCCCGCCTGCCGGACATCGTGCCCGGCCTGGAGGTGATCGGCTGGTTCGGCCTCTGCGGCCCGCGCGGCATGCCCGAGGAGGCGATCGCCCGTTGGGCCTCGGCGGTCCGGGCCGGGCTGGAGGTGCCGCTGCTGCGGCAGCGTCTGCTCGACAGCGGGCTCGCGCCCAATTTCGAGGACCCCGCCACCTTCGCGCGCACCATCGCCCGCGACCGCGCCGATTGGGGCGAGGTGATCCGCGCCGCCAACATCCGGGTGGAATAG
- a CDS encoding acyl-CoA carboxylase subunit beta — MSASPPPETPATPKPGLWQPELDELRLRESHAKRMGGEAKVRRQHEAGRLTVRERIEKLADPGSFHEVGAIAGKAEYDAQGRLLELTPSNCVWGRATLDGRRVVLVGDDFTVRGGSADATIREKPLMAERMAHEFRMPIVRVIEGSGGGGSVKTIETTGRANLPGGVGGTGLFHYTTLNLSAVPVVGLGLGSVAGLGAARLASTHYSVMTKSSAMFVAGPPVVSRLGAPVTKEELGGWETQCKAGAVDHAVDTEEEAFACARRFLSYLPSSVHEVSPILPCEDDPGRRDEALMNAIPRERRRVYQMRPIIERVVDRGSFFEMGRMFGRSLITGLARLDGRAVALMASDPFFYGGSWTADTCQKVVRFIDLAETFHLPVVYLMDCPGFMVGLEAERAATIRHGVRAMAAMNQATIPWCTIVIRNAFGVAGAAHQPAGRLSLRYAWLSARWGSLPLEGGIEAAYRAELDAAEDPAAKLAEIEERLNQLRSPFRTAEAFWVEEIIDPRETRPLLCDFARMADPLRQPTPSRLQMRP; from the coding sequence ATGTCCGCATCGCCCCCGCCCGAGACCCCCGCCACGCCCAAGCCCGGCCTCTGGCAGCCCGAGCTGGACGAGCTGCGCCTGCGCGAATCCCACGCGAAACGCATGGGCGGCGAGGCCAAGGTGCGCCGCCAGCACGAGGCCGGGCGGCTGACCGTGCGCGAGCGCATCGAGAAGCTGGCCGACCCCGGCTCCTTCCACGAGGTCGGCGCCATCGCGGGCAAGGCGGAGTACGACGCGCAGGGGCGGCTGCTGGAACTGACGCCCTCCAACTGCGTCTGGGGCCGCGCGACCCTGGACGGGCGGCGCGTGGTGCTGGTGGGCGATGACTTCACCGTGCGCGGCGGCAGCGCCGACGCCACCATCCGCGAAAAGCCGCTGATGGCCGAACGCATGGCCCATGAGTTCCGCATGCCCATCGTGCGCGTCATCGAGGGCTCGGGCGGCGGCGGCTCGGTCAAGACGATCGAGACGACGGGGCGCGCGAACCTGCCCGGCGGCGTCGGCGGCACGGGGCTGTTCCACTACACCACGCTGAACCTCTCGGCCGTGCCGGTGGTCGGGCTGGGGCTGGGTTCGGTGGCGGGGCTGGGGGCCGCGCGCCTCGCCTCCACCCATTATTCGGTGATGACCAAGAGTTCCGCCATGTTCGTGGCCGGCCCGCCCGTCGTCTCCCGCCTCGGCGCCCCCGTCACCAAGGAGGAGCTGGGCGGCTGGGAGACGCAGTGCAAGGCGGGCGCCGTGGACCACGCCGTGGACACGGAGGAGGAGGCCTTCGCCTGCGCCCGCCGCTTCCTCTCCTATCTGCCGTCCTCGGTGCACGAGGTCTCGCCCATCCTCCCCTGCGAGGACGACCCCGGGCGGCGCGACGAGGCGCTGATGAACGCCATCCCGCGCGAACGGCGGCGCGTCTACCAGATGCGCCCCATCATCGAGCGCGTGGTGGACCGCGGCTCCTTCTTCGAGATGGGGCGGATGTTCGGCCGTTCGCTCATCACCGGCCTCGCGCGGCTCGATGGCCGCGCGGTCGCGCTCATGGCGAGCGACCCGTTCTTCTACGGCGGCTCCTGGACCGCGGACACCTGCCAGAAGGTGGTGCGCTTCATTGACTTGGCCGAGACCTTCCATCTGCCGGTGGTCTACCTGATGGACTGCCCGGGCTTCATGGTGGGGCTGGAGGCGGAGCGCGCTGCCACCATCCGCCACGGCGTGCGCGCCATGGCGGCGATGAACCAGGCCACCATCCCCTGGTGCACCATCGTCATCCGCAACGCCTTCGGCGTGGCGGGCGCGGCGCACCAGCCGGCGGGGCGGCTTTCGCTGCGCTACGCCTGGCTTTCGGCGCGCTGGGGCTCGCTGCCGCTGGAGGGGGGCATCGAGGCCGCCTACCGCGCCGAGCTGGATGCGGCCGAAGACCCCGCGGCCAAGCTCGCGGAGATCGAGGAGCGGCTGAACCAGCTCCGCTCGCCCTTCCGCACGGCCGAGGCCTTCTGGGTGGAGGAGATCATCGACCCGCGCGAGACGCGGCCCCTGCTGTGCGACTTCGCCCGCATGGCCGACCCGCTGCGCCAGCCCACACCGTCGAGACTGCAAATGCGGCCCTGA
- a CDS encoding ABC transporter ATP-binding protein, translating into MALLEVRDIVVRFGGVTAVGGVSFDVGERQICGLIGPNGAGKTTLFNVISGIYRPQEGQVRFAGTVTTGMPRHRMAPLGLGRTFQNLALFKSMTVRENILAGAHSAGSAGFLANALRLPRARAEEAAAARRARELIHLLQLDAVADKLVVDLPFGTQKRVEMARALISEPKLLLLDEPAGGLNHGEVDELAELFQHVRRSFDLAILLVEHHMSLVMRVSDKVVALDFGKKIADGTPDEVRSSPEVIRAYLGDGHAEAAHAA; encoded by the coding sequence GTGGCGCTGCTTGAGGTTCGGGACATCGTGGTGCGCTTCGGTGGCGTCACCGCCGTGGGCGGCGTCTCCTTCGACGTGGGGGAGCGCCAGATCTGCGGCCTCATCGGCCCCAATGGCGCGGGCAAGACCACGCTGTTCAACGTGATCAGCGGCATCTACCGCCCGCAGGAGGGCCAGGTGCGCTTCGCGGGCACCGTCACCACGGGCATGCCGCGGCACCGCATGGCGCCGCTGGGGCTGGGGCGCACCTTCCAGAACCTCGCGCTGTTCAAATCCATGACGGTGCGGGAGAACATCCTGGCCGGCGCGCATTCGGCCGGAAGCGCGGGCTTCCTCGCCAATGCGCTGCGCCTGCCGCGCGCGCGGGCCGAGGAAGCGGCGGCCGCGCGGCGCGCACGCGAACTCATCCATCTGCTGCAGCTCGACGCCGTGGCGGACAAGCTGGTGGTGGACCTGCCCTTCGGCACGCAGAAACGCGTGGAGATGGCCCGCGCCCTCATCAGCGAACCCAAGCTGCTGTTGCTGGATGAGCCCGCGGGCGGGCTGAACCATGGCGAGGTGGATGAGCTGGCGGAGCTGTTCCAGCATGTCCGCCGCAGCTTCGACCTGGCCATCCTGCTGGTCGAGCATCACATGAGCCTGGTGATGCGCGTCTCCGACAAGGTGGTGGCGCTCGATTTCGGCAAGAAGATCGCGGACGGCACGCCGGACGAGGTCCGCTCCAGCCCCGAGGTGATCCGCGCCTATCTGGGCGATGGCCATGCGGAGGCCGCGCATGCTGCTTGA
- a CDS encoding branched-chain amino acid ABC transporter permease, giving the protein MYASVALAIVMIYQATHHVNFAQGEMATLSTFIALTFIQAGFPYWVAFGATLAVSFVMGALVERLIMRPVQHAPILTHVGVYIGMLLIIGNLTGWVFGYTTKVFPSPFEGGGPMLGGLLSAHQLGSVGVTLAVLVLVYLFFTKTSLGLAMRAAAYNPRSARLVGIRVDVMLALGWGLAAAIGSVAGMMVAPIVFLDPNMMLGILLYAFAGALLGGIDNPPGAVVGGFLVGVLENLAGAYIVGTELKLSVALVIIIGVLVLKPSGLFGRVVFSRV; this is encoded by the coding sequence ATCTATGCCTCCGTCGCCTTGGCCATCGTCATGATCTACCAGGCCACGCACCATGTGAATTTCGCCCAGGGCGAGATGGCGACGCTCTCCACCTTCATCGCCCTCACCTTCATCCAGGCGGGGTTTCCCTACTGGGTGGCCTTCGGCGCGACGCTCGCCGTCTCCTTCGTGATGGGCGCGCTGGTGGAACGCCTCATCATGCGCCCGGTGCAGCACGCGCCGATCCTGACGCATGTGGGCGTCTATATCGGCATGCTGCTCATCATCGGGAACCTCACGGGCTGGGTGTTCGGCTACACGACGAAGGTGTTTCCCTCGCCCTTCGAGGGCGGGGGGCCGATGCTGGGCGGGCTGCTCTCGGCGCACCAGCTGGGCAGCGTGGGCGTGACACTGGCGGTGCTGGTGCTGGTCTATCTGTTCTTCACGAAGACCTCGCTCGGGCTGGCCATGCGCGCGGCGGCGTACAACCCGCGCTCGGCGCGCCTCGTGGGCATCCGGGTGGATGTGATGCTGGCGCTGGGCTGGGGGCTGGCGGCGGCCATCGGTTCCGTGGCGGGGATGATGGTCGCGCCCATCGTCTTCCTCGACCCGAACATGATGCTGGGCATCCTGCTCTACGCCTTCGCCGGCGCGCTGCTGGGCGGCATCGACAACCCGCCGGGCGCGGTGGTCGGCGGCTTCCTGGTGGGCGTGCTGGAGAATCTGGCCGGCGCCTACATCGTGGGCACGGAGCTGAAGCTCTCGGTGGCGCTCGTCATCATCATCGGCGTGCTGGTGCTGAAGCCCTCCGGGCTGTTCGGCCGCGTCGTCTTCTCGAGGGTGTGA